The following are from one region of the Planctomycetaceae bacterium genome:
- a CDS encoding serine hydrolase domain-containing protein codes for MSLRTNEHLRVNIGTAQSGDAMFLARSISKPVCVTGADDAVRQGRILWLGRPVEEVHSGIHRDGRDDVTMQHLLSHVSGLPDQRPDNNALRARHAPLSDFVHGAIRTPLHFAPGTQYQYSSMGILLATHVAEIITGETIHELVDRTVFRKLDLQHSAQGLGKFELRDMVPVQTEHAAPESGAGDPSAKNWDWNSDYWRRLGAPWGTTHMSAPTSAGSWTANSCREAAS; via the coding sequence ATGTCGCTCAGAACGAACGAACATTTGCGGGTAAACATCGGCACGGCTCAGTCCGGTGACGCCATGTTTCTTGCTCGATCGATTTCGAAACCCGTCTGCGTGACGGGCGCTGATGACGCTGTTCGACAAGGGCGAATCTTGTGGCTCGGACGACCGGTTGAAGAAGTTCATTCCGGAATTCACCGCGATGGACGCGACGACGTCACGATGCAGCATCTGCTGTCGCACGTTTCGGGGTTGCCGGATCAGCGTCCCGACAATAACGCGCTGCGAGCCCGCCACGCTCCGCTGTCCGACTTCGTCCACGGAGCGATTCGCACGCCGCTGCATTTTGCTCCGGGAACGCAGTACCAGTATTCGAGCATGGGAATTCTGCTGGCGACTCACGTGGCGGAAATCATCACAGGCGAAACAATCCATGAACTCGTCGACCGCACCGTGTTTCGCAAGCTGGACCTGCAACACTCGGCGCAGGGCCTGGGGAAGTTCGAACTCCGCGATATGGTTCCCGTCCAGACGGAACACGCCGCGCCGGAATCCGGAGCCGGCGACCCTTCCGCAAAGAACTGGGACTGGAACAGCGACTACTGGCGAAGGCTGGGCGCGCCATGGGGAACGACGCACATGTCGGCTCCGACATCGGCCGGTTCCTGGACGGCGAATTCCTGCCGCGAGGCCGCGTCGTGA
- a CDS encoding DUF1501 domain-containing protein: protein MDITSRKLRPLRKPTGAKPGESSFANNCLLARRLVEQGVRYVQLFDWGWDFPRHRTTGRTH from the coding sequence ATGGACATCACTTCCAGGAAACTCAGGCCACTCAGGAAGCCTACGGGCGCGAAACCCGGCGAAAGCAGCTTCGCCAACAACTGCCTGCTGGCTCGCCGACTGGTGGAACAGGGAGTCCGCTATGTGCAGCTGTTCGACTGGGGCTGGGACTTCCCACGGCACCGGACCACAGGAAGGACTCATTGA